Proteins from one Mycobacteriales bacterium genomic window:
- a CDS encoding lysophospholipid acyltransferase family protein, which translates to MIRLALDVRVGHPDRVPSSGPVLLAGNHRGFLDGPLVAAFVPRQASFLAKSELFRGWLVRPLGWLGQIPVDRGRPDREALRRAGEVLRRGGVLGMFPEGTRGVGELETVQHGIAYVALRAPGVPIVPVACLGTERALPKGRRLPRWRSRVDIVFGEPFTVAAPANPRARSAVAAAAEEIRVALAAHVAAAEAAVRR; encoded by the coding sequence GTGATCAGGCTCGCTCTCGACGTGAGGGTTGGACATCCGGACCGGGTCCCGTCCAGCGGGCCGGTGCTGCTGGCGGGGAACCACCGCGGGTTCCTGGACGGGCCGCTGGTGGCGGCGTTCGTGCCGCGGCAGGCGAGCTTCCTCGCGAAGTCGGAGCTGTTCCGCGGCTGGCTGGTCCGCCCGCTGGGCTGGCTGGGGCAGATCCCGGTCGACCGCGGGCGCCCGGACCGGGAGGCGTTGCGGCGGGCGGGGGAGGTGCTGCGGCGCGGCGGCGTGCTCGGCATGTTCCCCGAGGGCACCCGCGGCGTCGGCGAGCTGGAGACGGTCCAGCACGGCATCGCCTACGTTGCCCTGCGCGCGCCCGGGGTGCCGATCGTGCCGGTGGCCTGCCTCGGCACCGAGCGTGCGCTCCCGAAGGGGCGGCGGCTGCCGCGGTGGCGGAGCCGGGTGGACATCGTGTTCGGGGAGCCGTTCACGGTCGCGGCGCCGGCCAACCCGCGCGCCCGCAGCGCGGTGGCGGCGGCCGCCGAGGAGATCCGCGTGGCACTCGCCGCGCACGTGGCGGCGGCGGAGGCGGCGGTGCGGCGATGA
- a CDS encoding prephenate dehydrogenase — protein sequence MTLERVGVVGAGLIGTSIGLALARAGVATRLVDADAARAATAAALGAGDAVSWEALADCDHVVVATPPAATAAVVERVLRLTVDATVSDVGSTKANVLVEVETLIGESSSRFCGGHPIAGRERGGPGAAQPELFDGAAWVVCPLPRSSERARSDTEELARRCGARTVTVDAATHDLVLAAVSHAPQVAASALATRLAAAGPHAPGLAGQGFRDTTRLADSDPDLWAGIAAGNAAPLAAELRALAGLLDGIAERLERGDAGGVGEVVAAGRSARATLPGKAAAPRPAWSRVGVVLADRPGELARLFTAAGAAGVNVEDVAIEHAPDHPVGYVDLDVRPDSVERLLAALAAAGWAAHRSS from the coding sequence GTGACGCTGGAGCGGGTCGGCGTCGTCGGCGCCGGCCTGATCGGCACCTCGATCGGGCTGGCGCTCGCGCGCGCGGGGGTGGCCACCCGGCTGGTGGACGCCGACGCGGCCCGGGCCGCCACCGCGGCGGCGCTCGGGGCGGGCGACGCCGTCTCGTGGGAGGCCCTGGCGGACTGCGACCACGTCGTCGTCGCCACGCCACCGGCCGCGACAGCGGCGGTCGTGGAACGGGTTCTCCGTCTGACGGTCGACGCGACCGTGAGCGACGTCGGGAGCACCAAGGCCAACGTTCTCGTTGAGGTCGAGACGCTGATCGGTGAATCGTCCAGCCGCTTCTGTGGTGGGCACCCGATCGCCGGACGCGAACGCGGGGGGCCGGGTGCGGCGCAGCCGGAGCTGTTCGACGGCGCGGCCTGGGTTGTCTGCCCGCTGCCCCGGTCGTCGGAGCGGGCCCGCAGCGACACCGAGGAGCTCGCGCGGCGGTGTGGGGCACGCACGGTGACCGTGGACGCCGCCACGCATGACCTGGTGCTCGCGGCGGTCTCGCACGCGCCGCAGGTCGCGGCGAGCGCCCTGGCCACCCGGCTCGCGGCGGCCGGCCCGCACGCCCCCGGGCTCGCCGGCCAGGGGTTCCGCGACACCACCCGCCTCGCCGACTCCGACCCCGACCTCTGGGCGGGGATCGCGGCCGGCAACGCCGCGCCGCTGGCGGCGGAGCTGCGCGCGCTCGCGGGCCTCCTCGACGGGATCGCCGAGCGCCTGGAACGCGGTGACGCCGGAGGCGTGGGCGAGGTCGTGGCGGCGGGGCGTTCGGCGCGGGCGACGTTGCCGGGCAAGGCGGCCGCGCCGCGGCCGGCGTGGAGCCGGGTCGGTGTGGTCCTGGCCGACCGGCCGGGAGAACTGGCTCGGTTGTTCACGGCGGCGGGCGCCGCGGGGGTGAACGTCGAGGACGTGGCGATCGAGCACGCGCCCGACCACCCGGTCGGGTACGTCGACCTCGACGTACGGCCGGACTCGGTCGAGCGGCTGCTGGCCGCGCTGGCGGCCGCCGGATGGGCCGCTCACCGCAGTAGCTAA
- the aroH gene encoding chorismate mutase → MAVRAVRGATQVDRDDRDLVLAAASELVTAVLERNRIHPDDLISIVFTATPDLTSEFPAYAARQLGITDVPLLCATEIDVPAAMPRVLRLLAHFETPLSRAEVRHVYLRGAAALRTDLPR, encoded by the coding sequence GTGGCGGTACGCGCGGTACGTGGGGCGACGCAGGTCGACCGGGACGACCGCGACCTCGTCCTGGCCGCGGCCAGCGAACTCGTCACGGCCGTCCTCGAGCGCAATCGGATCCACCCGGACGACCTGATCAGCATCGTGTTCACGGCGACGCCGGACCTCACCTCGGAGTTCCCCGCCTACGCCGCCCGCCAGCTCGGCATCACCGACGTGCCGCTGCTCTGTGCCACCGAGATCGACGTGCCGGCGGCGATGCCGCGCGTGCTCCGGCTGCTCGCGCACTTCGAGACGCCGTTGAGCCGGGCCGAGGTCCGCCACGTGTACCTGCGCGGTGCCGCCGCGCTGCGGACGGACCTGCCCCGGTGA
- a CDS encoding pseudouridine synthase, with amino-acid sequence MSGRELDDTNRVRLQKALASSGLGSRRACEELIVAGRVRVNGTTVRELGTRIDPATDEVMVDGAPVPVVPNTVYLALNKPAGVLTTMHDDQGRPCVGDYVADRTDRVFHVGRLDADSEGLLLLTNDGTLTHRLTHPSFGVPKTYLVQIDGRPGRRLAQQLRSGVELDDGPARADAARIVAATDVAAQLEVVIHDGRNRVVRRMFDALGHPVRRLVRTHIGPLALGELRPGRLRHLAPPEVHSLYKAASL; translated from the coding sequence ATGTCAGGCCGAGAGTTGGACGATACCAACCGTGTCCGTCTACAGAAGGCGTTGGCCTCTAGTGGTCTCGGCTCGAGACGAGCCTGCGAAGAACTGATCGTCGCCGGACGAGTCCGGGTCAACGGCACCACCGTCCGCGAGCTCGGCACCCGCATCGACCCCGCCACCGACGAGGTGATGGTCGACGGCGCGCCGGTACCGGTCGTGCCCAACACCGTCTACCTCGCCCTCAACAAGCCCGCGGGCGTCCTCACCACGATGCACGACGACCAGGGCCGCCCGTGCGTGGGCGACTACGTCGCGGACCGCACGGACCGGGTCTTCCACGTCGGCCGCCTCGACGCCGATAGCGAGGGGCTGCTCCTGCTCACCAACGACGGCACGCTCACCCACCGGCTGACCCACCCGTCGTTCGGGGTGCCGAAGACCTACCTCGTGCAGATCGACGGCCGGCCCGGCCGTCGGCTGGCGCAGCAGCTTCGCTCGGGGGTCGAGCTCGACGACGGGCCGGCCCGAGCGGACGCGGCGCGGATCGTCGCGGCGACCGACGTCGCCGCCCAGCTCGAGGTCGTCATCCACGACGGTCGCAACCGCGTCGTCCGGCGGATGTTCGACGCACTGGGGCATCCGGTCCGCCGCCTCGTCCGGACCCACATCGGCCCGCTGGCGCTCGGCGAGCTGCGGCCCGGACGGCTACGGCACCTGGCGCCGCCCGAGGTGCACTCCCTCTACAAGGCAGCAAGCCTGTAA
- the scpB gene encoding SMC-Scp complex subunit ScpB: protein MPDDELPGAPFEGVPEVPGGEDVVDITDAAIARADAAAGPAGSGDVTDPAAAPAGDAAPPAPPAPPAEAGEDEAAAARAEIDPHHGGTEPRDEPLPPLRRILEAILLVVDEPVPEVDLAQVVEAPRTTVLAALEDLAEEYARDGRGFELRQVAGGWRLYTAPDCAPYIERFVLEGQQARLTQAALETLAVIAYRQPVSRQSVAAIRGVNVDGVVRTLLARGLIAEAGEEGPSGAHLYVTTPYFLQRLGIRSMEELPNLAPLLPVNLDDLADHA from the coding sequence ATGCCTGACGACGAGCTGCCCGGCGCGCCGTTCGAGGGGGTACCGGAGGTACCCGGCGGCGAGGATGTGGTTGACATAACGGATGCCGCCATCGCCCGCGCGGACGCCGCCGCGGGTCCGGCCGGTTCTGGCGACGTCACCGACCCGGCCGCCGCGCCTGCCGGCGACGCCGCGCCGCCCGCGCCGCCCGCGCCGCCCGCCGAGGCGGGCGAGGACGAGGCCGCGGCGGCGCGCGCCGAGATCGACCCCCACCACGGCGGTACGGAGCCGCGCGACGAGCCGTTGCCGCCGTTGCGGCGGATCCTCGAGGCGATCCTGCTGGTCGTGGACGAGCCGGTGCCGGAGGTCGACCTGGCCCAGGTGGTCGAGGCGCCGCGGACGACGGTGCTCGCCGCGCTGGAGGACCTCGCCGAGGAGTACGCCCGGGACGGCCGCGGCTTCGAGCTGCGCCAGGTCGCCGGCGGCTGGCGGCTCTACACCGCCCCCGACTGCGCGCCGTACATCGAACGCTTCGTGCTCGAAGGCCAGCAGGCCCGCCTGACGCAGGCAGCACTCGAGACGCTGGCCGTGATCGCGTACCGCCAGCCCGTCAGCCGGCAGTCGGTCGCCGCGATCCGCGGCGTCAACGTCGACGGCGTCGTCCGCACGCTGCTCGCCCGCGGGCTGATCGCGGAGGCGGGGGAGGAGGGGCCGAGCGGCGCGCACCTGTACGTCACCACGCCGTACTTCCTCCAGCGCCTGGGCATCCGGAGCATGGAGGAGCTGCCGAACCTCGCGCCGCTCCTCCCGGTCAACCTCGACGACCTCGCCGACCACGCGTAA